In the Pseudoalteromonas tunicata genome, one interval contains:
- a CDS encoding amidohydrolase: protein MKKTKQLLVMLLLSASSLALAGCLKNQPESTLIDETVAAESLADSVYINGAVYTVNTAQPSAQAIAVQGNKIVFVGTTEHVNQYIGKNTQVVDLQGRTLMPGFHDVHIHPLESASASTQFTLDEQQSDPEYFIADIANASANFANTPWLIGYGHTINTILNTTRSPLDILDEAESNRPVIIMEQTSHSMWVNSKALQLAQLNDDSADPIGGVLGRDQLGHLNGVLYDNAGNLVMQQALAALGNSAQNEYLGLVEYTLPEFAKYGITSISDARSYWQRDQQKVWLRAEQEHKLTVRANLGLWAYPELSDEKQLKQLAALYQNDPTKLVKINQIKLYSDGILTNTTAAMHEPYQIDLLGLYGNKGLNYFSQERIAKYIKALEPIGFDFHMHGIGDRAISEALNAVEMASKGLARHRITHVEVVDPEDYKRFLTLNVTADAQVAGEFTNPEYWSENSELIGDERSDHLVPIKSLSDAGARLTLSSDWSVSHFNPFLGLHNALNRAPEAITLDQAIRAYTINGAYTMRQEQLVGSIEVGKLADFVVLDRDIRTTPISQIKQTKIDITVFDGEVIYQR, encoded by the coding sequence ATGAAAAAAACCAAACAACTTTTGGTTATGTTGCTGTTAAGTGCGTCAAGTCTTGCACTTGCGGGCTGTTTAAAAAATCAGCCAGAGTCAACGCTAATTGACGAAACTGTTGCTGCTGAAAGTCTCGCAGATAGTGTTTATATCAATGGTGCTGTTTATACCGTCAATACGGCACAACCCAGTGCGCAAGCAATTGCAGTGCAGGGAAACAAAATCGTATTTGTTGGCACTACTGAGCATGTAAACCAGTATATTGGTAAAAATACTCAGGTGGTCGATTTGCAAGGGCGTACTTTAATGCCCGGCTTTCATGATGTGCATATTCATCCTTTGGAGTCTGCATCTGCTAGTACACAATTTACTTTAGATGAGCAACAATCTGATCCTGAATATTTTATTGCTGACATAGCGAATGCCAGTGCTAATTTTGCCAATACACCATGGTTAATTGGTTATGGCCATACAATTAATACGATATTAAATACGACTCGCTCGCCTTTAGACATTTTAGATGAAGCTGAGTCAAATCGTCCGGTGATTATAATGGAGCAAACTTCGCATTCTATGTGGGTTAATTCTAAAGCATTGCAGTTGGCACAATTAAATGACGACAGTGCCGATCCGATTGGTGGGGTACTAGGGCGTGACCAATTAGGGCATTTAAATGGAGTTTTATATGATAATGCCGGTAACCTAGTGATGCAACAAGCCTTAGCGGCCCTAGGAAATAGTGCCCAAAATGAGTATTTGGGGTTAGTGGAATACACGCTTCCTGAATTTGCCAAATATGGTATTACCTCAATTAGTGATGCACGAAGTTATTGGCAACGTGATCAACAAAAGGTGTGGCTTCGCGCCGAACAAGAACATAAGTTAACCGTGCGTGCTAACTTAGGGCTTTGGGCTTATCCTGAGTTGAGTGATGAAAAACAGCTAAAACAATTAGCTGCTCTATATCAAAACGACCCGACAAAGTTAGTGAAAATAAATCAAATCAAACTCTATAGCGATGGTATTTTAACAAATACTACCGCAGCAATGCATGAGCCTTACCAAATTGATTTGCTTGGACTTTATGGCAACAAAGGATTGAATTATTTTAGCCAAGAGCGTATTGCTAAATATATTAAAGCCTTAGAACCTATAGGTTTTGATTTTCATATGCATGGCATTGGCGACAGAGCCATTAGCGAAGCGCTCAATGCAGTTGAGATGGCATCAAAAGGGCTGGCTCGTCATCGGATCACTCATGTTGAAGTGGTCGACCCAGAAGATTATAAACGTTTTCTCACGCTTAATGTCACTGCCGATGCGCAAGTTGCAGGCGAATTTACCAATCCAGAGTATTGGTCAGAAAATAGTGAATTGATTGGTGATGAGCGTTCAGATCATTTAGTACCGATTAAGTCACTAAGCGATGCTGGTGCAAGATTAACACTCAGTAGTGACTGGAGTGTCAGTCATTTCAACCCGTTTTTAGGGTTGCATAATGCGCTTAATCGAGCTCCTGAAGCAATTACACTCGATCAAGCTATACGTGCTTATACCATCAATGGCGCTTATACCATGCGTCAAGAACAGTTAGTTGGTTCGATAGAAGTTGGTAAATTAGCGGATTTTGTTGTGTTAGATCGCGATATTCGTACAACCCCAATCAGTCAAATAAAGCAAACTAAAATTGATATCACTGTTTTCGATGGTGAAGTGATTTATCAACGATAA
- a CDS encoding LysE family translocator yields the protein MLSQLLLLVGTTALLLGSPGPTPLALAGCGATFGIKHSLRFLAGILSGLVLVIIVTSVGVIALLIHYPIVKWLLQLLSAAYVIWIAIKIAKAPLGNWALATVNTPSFSDGFLLNSLNPKAYAAFIALFSQFLLPFDNAFLSHVATGLVCLKVAILVDVLWLLFGALLSEIFNHNKWARPIRIGFASLMVVTVLLAFSNI from the coding sequence ATGTTGAGCCAACTGCTGCTGTTAGTCGGCACAACCGCATTACTGCTAGGCTCACCCGGCCCCACCCCTTTGGCCTTAGCTGGTTGCGGGGCTACTTTTGGTATTAAACACAGCCTTCGCTTTTTGGCTGGTATTTTATCGGGTTTAGTGTTGGTGATTATTGTGACCAGTGTTGGGGTAATTGCACTTTTAATACACTACCCAATTGTAAAGTGGTTACTTCAGCTGCTCAGTGCTGCATACGTAATTTGGATTGCTATCAAAATTGCTAAAGCACCTCTTGGCAATTGGGCTTTAGCAACAGTAAATACACCTAGCTTTAGCGATGGTTTTTTGCTAAATAGTCTCAATCCTAAGGCTTATGCGGCCTTTATTGCCTTGTTTAGCCAGTTTTTATTGCCTTTTGACAACGCTTTTTTAAGCCATGTTGCAACAGGGTTAGTCTGTCTAAAAGTTGCTATCTTGGTTGACGTTTTATGGCTCTTGTTTGGTGCATTGTTAAGTGAAATTTTTAACCATAACAAGTGGGCTCGCCCAATTCGAATTGGCTTTGCTAGTTTAATGGTCGTTACGGTATTACTCGCCTTTTCGAACATATAA